DNA from Lineus longissimus chromosome 7, tnLinLong1.2, whole genome shotgun sequence:
ATTCTTCCAGCAAAGGATGACGCTCCACACCCAACGGATAACCAAAGAAGAACGGTCGTGATGGGATGCGCATGCTCATACTTGGCATCAAACATGGCGTGGCGAGAGGAGGGTAGGGGTGAAAATGAGGCAAAAGTAGAGTTTGGCACGCAGGGAGCTGACAACTGCTACCATGGCAACTGGGGAATGTCCAGGACCGATTTAAAGCCGGTGTGTGTCTCAGAAACGGGTTGTCTTTTTTATCCACACGGGACGACGCAGTGGACAAGTTCAAATTGAGCGGGAAAATGTTTGTGAACGAACTGCTTGTTGAAGAAGTTGGTGATGTTGAGAAGTCAAGGTGTGAAGTCAAACTCGGAAGAGTGGAGCTGAAACGGTCCGAAGGCGTGGCCGTCGTTGGAGGTGGTCGCGTGGTTTCGCTCGGAGACCTTGATTTCTTTCTGGTTTGTTGATCGTTTTCTGTAAATGAGAAATGGGCAGTAAAATCAGTTAATCATCGCCAGTTGTTGTCATAAAAAGAAAACGATGACATGGGATAGTGTTCTCCAATTTTACCTAATCAAACACTCCATAACAATTTGGGTAAGGTATGCTTCATCGAAATATGTTCATGGGGACCAGCGCACTCCAATTGTCGCGATATCTACATATACCTACTATACAGGATATCAGTACATATAGGTTTTCTTAAAAAAGAATTCAAGAAATAAACTTACTTCTGTCTTCCAACACCCGCTTTTTTGAAGAGCTTTCATTACCGGGAATGAACGTGTTTTCGGCCATCTTAGTTTCTGGTGACTTACGGTTGTCCGGTGTTGAAGCGGGTGACGGCGAATCATTGTCAACTTTATCAACATCGATTTCATCATCTTCTGTGTCGTCTACGCGCCTCTGCAAAAAGAATTTATGTAGGGCTATAAATACAACAGATAACCATGACTTGAACAAGCAGTCTAAGCCTTAACGATCTCAAGACAGGATGAGCAAT
Protein-coding regions in this window:
- the LOC135490920 gene encoding paired box protein Pax-2a-like; the encoded protein is MPHTGQTGVNQLGGVFVNGRPLPDHVRRRIVELALLGVRPCDISRQLLVSHGCVSKILTRFYETGSIKPGAIGGSKPKRVCPSASRKLPDIKNEMPSHLPCWDQDPLLSRGAIGDVITNQSLMSLHRIASMREDHSLDGGSQENDERRRVDDTEDDEIDVDKVDNDSPSPASTPDNRKSPETKMAENTFIPGNESSSKKRVLEDRKNDQQTRKKSRSPSETTRPPPTTATPSDRFSSTLPSLTSHLDFSTSPTSSTSSSFTNIFPLNLNLSTASSRVDKKDNPFLRHTPALNRSWTFPSCHGSSCQLPACQTLLLPHFHPYPPLATPCLMPSMSMRIPSRPFFFGYPLGVERHPLLEESKRT